One part of the Pseudemcibacter aquimaris genome encodes these proteins:
- a CDS encoding DUF4167 domain-containing protein has translation MSTNQKSRGKSGRHNNRSNNRGRNQGGRGRKGGKKQTQQPLTTNKQIDSNGPAGKIRGNVKQLYDKYKQLAHECRTKDRTLSEDYGQHAHHYYSIYSEIAAAEAAAEVEREKERERQKEAAAENQSNIVTMNEGEEENKEQATEDLGTQEEEPVAEKKQRRKPRKQEEPQMDAIAESETLPEPLELPLDEPAAEEKPVRKKAVRKPRKPKEAKEKEVKEEVAE, from the coding sequence ATGAGTACAAATCAGAAATCCCGTGGGAAGTCGGGACGACACAACAACAGATCAAATAATCGTGGCCGAAATCAGGGGGGACGTGGCCGAAAAGGTGGAAAGAAACAAACGCAACAGCCGTTAACCACCAATAAACAGATCGACAGTAACGGACCAGCGGGAAAAATCCGCGGTAATGTAAAGCAGCTTTATGATAAATATAAGCAGCTTGCCCATGAATGCCGTACCAAAGACCGCACATTATCAGAAGATTACGGCCAACACGCCCATCATTATTATAGTATCTATTCTGAAATTGCCGCAGCTGAGGCCGCCGCAGAAGTAGAACGCGAAAAAGAACGTGAGCGCCAAAAAGAGGCTGCCGCCGAAAATCAGTCAAATATTGTGACGATGAATGAAGGCGAAGAAGAAAATAAAGAACAGGCGACTGAGGATTTAGGCACACAAGAAGAAGAGCCAGTAGCAGAAAAGAAACAAAGGCGTAAACCGCGCAAGCAAGAAGAGCCGCAAATGGATGCGATAGCGGAAAGTGAAACATTGCCAGAACCGCTTGAATTGCCACTTGATGAACCAGCCGCAGAAGAAAAGCCAGTTAGAAAAAAAGCGGTGAGAAAACCGCGTAAGCCAAAAGAAGCAAAAGAAAAAGAAGTCAAAGAAGAAGTCGCTGAATAA
- the prmC gene encoding peptide chain release factor N(5)-glutamine methyltransferase, which translates to MPPWKASVVTLATFKKEIEARLRNAGIEEAELDARLLIVEGAGVKQIDFALDGGRALSIQEVSKTEKLVSLREARIPMSQIFGEKEFWSLIFKVTKDTLTPRPDSETLIDVVLKSEKDKTKPLKILDLGTGTGCLLLTLLSEYKNARGVGVDASDAALKVAHENTVNLGLENRTELIKSNWFSNVPDDQKFDVIISNPPYIGLIEKPNLSPEVKTHEPDTALFAGEDGLDDYKKIAAEIAPYLNDDGFIVLEIGHKQAAKVSDIFSEQGYSDIDTFQDLGARDRALKISKP; encoded by the coding sequence TTGCCGCCATGGAAGGCTAGTGTGGTTACGCTTGCCACTTTCAAGAAAGAAATTGAAGCGCGCCTTCGTAACGCGGGAATAGAAGAAGCGGAACTGGACGCGCGTCTTTTGATTGTTGAAGGCGCTGGGGTAAAGCAGATTGATTTTGCCCTTGATGGTGGGCGGGCATTAAGTATCCAGGAAGTTTCCAAAACCGAAAAGCTGGTTTCATTACGTGAAGCACGAATTCCCATGTCACAAATATTCGGTGAAAAGGAATTTTGGTCGCTGATTTTTAAAGTAACCAAGGACACGTTAACACCAAGGCCCGACAGTGAAACATTAATCGATGTGGTGTTAAAATCGGAAAAAGACAAAACCAAACCATTGAAAATATTGGATTTGGGCACTGGAACAGGTTGTCTTTTATTAACATTGCTTTCAGAATATAAAAATGCACGTGGCGTAGGTGTGGATGCATCAGATGCCGCATTAAAAGTAGCGCACGAGAATACTGTTAATCTTGGTTTAGAAAACCGCACTGAACTTATAAAAAGTAATTGGTTTTCAAATGTTCCGGATGATCAGAAATTTGATGTTATCATTTCAAACCCCCCTTATATTGGATTAATTGAAAAGCCGAACCTTTCCCCTGAAGTCAAAACCCATGAACCGGATACAGCATTATTTGCCGGTGAAGATGGGCTGGATGATTATAAAAAGATTGCAGCAGAAATTGCCCCTTATTTGAATGATGATGGCTTCATCGTACTGGAGATTGGACATAAACAGGCAGCGAAGGTAAGCGATATTTTTTCTGAACAGGGATATTCCGATATTGATACGTTTCAGGATCTTGGGGCCAGGGACAGGGCATTAAAAATATCAAAACCTTAA
- the prfA gene encoding peptide chain release factor 1 — protein sequence MIPRERLDQFITRHEELEHMMSGGEELSSDEFVKISREYSDLTPVVKKAKDYMDAIQEIEDLGEMLVSDETDAEMRELAEMELQELKEALPEMEHQVQLMLLPKDVDDDKNAMLEIRAGTGGDEAALFAGDLFRMYQKYAAIQGWRFETVSSSSSDAGGFKEVVVSISGPGVFAKMKYEAGGHRVQRVPDTETQGRIHTSAATVAVMPEVEEIDIKLEDKDLRIDIFRASGPGGQSVNTTDSAVRIVHIPTGITVQQQDEKSQHKNKAKAMKVLMSRVYAAEKEARDAERAADRKDQIGSGDRSARIRTYNFPQGRLTDHRINLTLYKLDSILDGEGLEEVITSLITEDQAAQLAAMEG from the coding sequence ATGATTCCACGCGAAAGACTGGACCAGTTTATCACCCGTCACGAAGAACTTGAACATATGATGTCGGGTGGCGAAGAGCTGTCATCAGATGAATTTGTAAAAATTTCCCGAGAATATAGTGATCTGACACCTGTAGTGAAAAAAGCCAAAGATTACATGGATGCCATTCAGGAAATCGAAGACCTGGGTGAAATGCTTGTATCTGATGAAACGGACGCTGAAATGCGTGAGCTTGCGGAAATGGAACTTCAGGAATTAAAAGAAGCGCTACCCGAAATGGAACATCAGGTTCAATTGATGCTTCTGCCGAAAGATGTGGATGATGATAAAAACGCCATGCTTGAAATTCGCGCGGGTACCGGCGGTGATGAAGCAGCACTATTTGCAGGTGATTTATTCCGTATGTATCAAAAATATGCCGCCATTCAGGGTTGGCGTTTTGAAACAGTAAGTTCATCATCAAGTGATGCTGGCGGGTTTAAAGAGGTTGTGGTTTCAATAAGCGGCCCGGGTGTTTTTGCCAAAATGAAATATGAAGCAGGCGGCCACCGTGTACAGCGGGTTCCAGATACGGAAACACAAGGGCGCATTCATACATCAGCCGCCACCGTTGCCGTTATGCCGGAAGTTGAAGAAATTGACATTAAGTTAGAGGATAAAGATCTTCGGATTGATATTTTCCGCGCCAGTGGCCCGGGTGGGCAATCGGTGAATACCACCGATAGTGCGGTGCGTATTGTTCATATTCCAACGGGCATCACCGTGCAGCAGCAAGATGAAAAATCCCAGCATAAAAACAAAGCCAAAGCGATGAAGGTTTTGATGTCACGCGTTTATGCTGCGGAAAAAGAAGCCCGCGATGCAGAGCGCGCCGCTGACCGTAAGGACCAGATCGGATCTGGTGATCGTTCTGCGCGGATCAGAACATATAATTTCCCGCAAGGGCGATTAACGGATCACCGTATTAATCTGACGCTATATAAGCTTGATAGCATTCTGGATGGTGAAGGGCTTGAAGAAGTCATCACATCACTGATTACAGAAGATCAGGCAGCCCAACTTGCCGCCATGGAAGGCTAG
- the hisS gene encoding histidine--tRNA ligase has product MARLQPVRGTHDILGDKAIRFRTIFEIFKAIAERYSHHEIDTPIFEFTETFKRTLGETSDVVSKEMYTFEDRSGEEITLRPEYTAGIARAFMSNGLQQSMPCKFYSFGPIFRYERPQKGRMRQFHQMDIEILGVEEPQADIEVLAIASDLLNELGIGEHITLELNSLGDPESRIGYRDALVEYFTGFKDKLSEDSLKRLDKNPMRILDSKDEGDRELVANAPRIADYYNDHTKDFFKTVIDGVEALGIKYVINDRLVRGLDYYCHTAFEFTTDQLGAQGTVLAGGRYDGLMEMMGGPKTAGIGWAAGMERLSELISEDLLIKPNRPVVVTPVGADAQTPAVKVAHDLRSSGIVVDMAYKGNVGKRMKRANKQNARFAVLLGEEELARNVAMVKNLDEGSQEEVSLDVLSEYIKGNTK; this is encoded by the coding sequence GTGGCGCGGCTTCAACCGGTACGCGGAACACACGATATTTTAGGCGACAAAGCCATCAGGTTCCGTACTATTTTTGAAATTTTTAAAGCTATCGCGGAACGTTATAGCCATCATGAAATAGACACGCCGATTTTCGAATTTACTGAAACATTTAAACGTACGCTCGGTGAAACATCCGATGTGGTTTCAAAGGAAATGTATACTTTTGAAGACCGTAGCGGTGAAGAGATTACCTTACGCCCTGAATATACGGCGGGGATCGCGCGTGCCTTTATGTCAAATGGCCTTCAGCAATCGATGCCTTGTAAATTTTATAGTTTTGGCCCGATTTTCCGTTATGAGCGCCCGCAAAAAGGACGCATGCGCCAATTCCATCAAATGGATATTGAAATTCTTGGCGTGGAAGAACCGCAAGCAGATATCGAAGTGCTCGCGATTGCATCTGATCTGTTAAATGAACTGGGTATCGGTGAACATATTACGCTTGAACTTAATAGCCTTGGTGATCCGGAAAGCCGTATTGGTTACCGCGATGCGCTGGTTGAATATTTCACAGGATTTAAGGATAAACTTAGCGAAGACAGCCTAAAACGTCTTGATAAAAATCCGATGCGTATCCTCGATAGTAAAGACGAAGGCGACCGTGAATTGGTCGCGAATGCGCCGCGCATTGCTGATTATTATAATGACCATACAAAGGATTTCTTTAAAACCGTTATTGACGGGGTTGAAGCCCTTGGCATTAAGTATGTGATTAATGACCGTCTTGTGCGTGGCCTTGATTATTACTGTCATACGGCATTTGAATTTACAACAGACCAGCTTGGTGCGCAGGGCACGGTGCTTGCCGGCGGCCGTTATGACGGTCTTATGGAAATGATGGGCGGGCCAAAAACGGCCGGTATCGGATGGGCTGCGGGGATGGAACGTCTTTCGGAACTGATTTCTGAAGATTTGCTGATAAAGCCGAACCGCCCGGTTGTGGTGACACCTGTTGGTGCGGATGCACAAACGCCGGCTGTGAAGGTGGCACATGATTTAAGATCATCCGGCATTGTTGTTGATATGGCCTATAAAGGCAATGTTGGTAAACGTATGAAACGTGCCAATAAACAAAATGCAAGGTTTGCCGTGCTTCTTGGTGAAGAAGAGCTTGCAAGAAATGTCGCCATGGTGAAAAACCTTGATGAAGGATCACAGGAAGAAGTCAGCCTTGATGTTCTTTCTGAATATATTAAAGGGAACACAAAATGA
- the ispG gene encoding flavodoxin-dependent (E)-4-hydroxy-3-methylbut-2-enyl-diphosphate synthase has product MSIRPYRDIMRRKSRQIMVGNIPVGGDAPITVQSMTNTLTTDVKATVEQIHALEEAGADIVRVSCPDEGSTKALKEIIDNVTVPIVADIHFHYRRGIEAAEAGAACLRINPGNIGSPERVREVVQAAKDHNCSMRIGVNAGSLEKHLLEKYGEPCPDAMVESALEHARILEDNDFHEFKISVKASDVFLAVAAYQGLADACDYPLHVGITEAGGLRAGTVKSSIGMGMLLWSGIGDTIRVSLSADPVEEIKVGFDILKSLDLRHRGVRIISCPSCARQAYNVIQTVETLEKRLDHISTPMSLSIIGCVVNGPGEAKETDIGLTGGGNGNHMVYLNGMSDHKIDDEQIIDHIVELVEAKAAELEAENQNS; this is encoded by the coding sequence ATGAGCATTCGCCCTTACCGCGACATCATGAGACGTAAAAGCCGCCAGATTATGGTGGGCAATATACCTGTTGGTGGTGATGCGCCGATCACAGTTCAGTCGATGACCAATACACTCACCACAGATGTTAAGGCGACGGTTGAACAAATTCATGCGCTTGAAGAAGCGGGTGCAGATATTGTTCGTGTGTCGTGCCCTGATGAAGGATCAACAAAAGCGTTAAAAGAAATCATTGATAATGTGACAGTGCCGATTGTCGCTGACATTCATTTCCATTACCGCCGCGGCATTGAAGCCGCAGAGGCAGGGGCCGCTTGTTTACGGATCAACCCGGGTAATATCGGTAGCCCGGAACGTGTCCGCGAAGTGGTTCAGGCGGCCAAGGATCATAATTGTTCCATGCGCATTGGTGTTAATGCCGGATCACTTGAAAAACATTTGCTTGAAAAATACGGTGAGCCTTGCCCGGATGCGATGGTGGAAAGCGCCCTTGAACATGCCCGCATTCTTGAGGACAATGATTTTCATGAATTTAAAATCAGCGTTAAAGCATCCGATGTCTTTTTGGCGGTGGCCGCATATCAAGGGCTTGCGGACGCTTGTGATTACCCGCTTCATGTTGGTATCACGGAAGCCGGCGGTTTAAGGGCAGGGACGGTAAAATCATCCATTGGTATGGGTATGCTGCTGTGGTCCGGCATCGGGGATACAATTCGTGTGTCACTGTCCGCTGACCCGGTTGAGGAAATCAAGGTTGGCTTTGATATTTTGAAAAGCCTTGATTTGCGTCACCGTGGCGTGCGTATTATTTCTTGCCCGTCTTGTGCAAGACAGGCTTACAATGTCATTCAAACTGTTGAGACATTAGAAAAACGTCTTGATCATATTTCAACGCCAATGTCACTTAGCATTATTGGCTGTGTCGTGAACGGCCCGGGTGAGGCCAAAGAAACAGACATCGGCCTAACGGGCGGTGGCAACGGCAATCACATGGTTTATTTGAACGGCATGTCTGATCATAAGATTGACGATGAACAAATTATTGACCATATTGTTGAACTGGTAGAGGCCAAAGCGGCTGAACTGGAAGCAGAAAATCAAAACTCATAG
- a CDS encoding DUF4115 domain-containing protein: MLAFPEVERPSYFSLKRLMGVSSVCVAMISGVLATSTLDAEEIDSSFDVANEVTKTATKMSEVAPAAGTNIITAKETSIKLQANDDVWVRISDHKGDTVIERILTKGEDYIAPSADNLKLMTNNAAALSVLIGGEKLESLGNTGEIIQDLSLHSEKLLELTMLR; the protein is encoded by the coding sequence GTGCTTGCTTTTCCGGAAGTTGAAAGACCGTCATATTTTTCATTAAAAAGACTAATGGGTGTTTCATCCGTTTGTGTGGCGATGATTTCAGGGGTATTGGCAACAAGCACGCTTGATGCAGAAGAAATTGATAGTTCATTTGACGTTGCGAACGAAGTAACGAAAACAGCAACGAAGATGTCAGAAGTGGCGCCGGCCGCAGGGACAAACATTATTACCGCAAAAGAAACAAGCATTAAGTTACAAGCTAATGATGATGTTTGGGTCAGAATTTCTGATCATAAAGGTGACACTGTAATCGAGCGTATATTGACTAAAGGCGAAGATTATATCGCCCCAAGTGCAGACAATCTTAAATTAATGACAAATAATGCTGCCGCATTATCAGTTTTAATTGGTGGGGAAAAGCTAGAATCACTGGGTAATACGGGTGAAATTATTCAGGATTTATCGCTGCATTCGGAAAAATTACTAGAACTTACGATGCTAAGGTAA
- a CDS encoding helix-turn-helix domain-containing protein, whose translation MEEKSIDSIKPQFKRPVGVLLRDTRLEHKTSDLEVIANELCIRPHLLKALEEGDFD comes from the coding sequence GTGGAAGAAAAAAGTATTGATAGTATAAAGCCGCAATTTAAGCGCCCGGTCGGGGTGCTGCTACGAGACACGCGTCTTGAACATAAGACGAGCGATCTTGAAGTCATTGCAAATGAGTTATGTATTCGTCCTCATCTATTAAAGGCATTAGAAGAGGGGGATTTTGATTAA
- the ptsP gene encoding phosphoenolpyruvate--protein phosphotransferase yields MASTDDAEVRLNNVVHLVADNMIAEVCSAYFIRGGDILELFATEGLNKEAVHQTRLRVGEGLVGLVASTGTSLNLSDAQSHPKFAYRPETGEEIYKSFMAVPILRSGRAVGVLVVQNKASRYYSEEEEEALQTVAMVLAELVVSGDLITSEDQNDGNMDRAIISRFEGQVFAEGLAEGVVVMHEPRVEIIQHLSEEYEQQKTRLAQGFESLNKQLDEIMSAEDIVHHGEHREILDVYKLFARDKGWRTKIENAIDSGLTAEAAVEKIQIENRSRMMKTEDPYLRDRLSDLDDLANRLIRHLMGMAGTAAQKDLPDNAVVIAHSMGPAELLDYDRDKLQAVILQGGATTSHVAIVARALGIPMIGQVEQALMDIDEGVQIIVHGLDGEVYVAPPPEILESYRDAIADRQELLASYEGLRDKRAVTKDGVEIDLVVNGGLAIDIKGMHRTGANGVGLFRTEFQFMISETLPRIQPQADFYRSIIEEAGDKTVTFRTLDIGGDKDVSFLKRDKEDNPALGWRAIRIALDRPALLRYQLRALITAAEGTVLHVMFPMITNVAEFKKAKSILDKELERHRKNNRPMPVDIKVGTMLEVPSLVWQLDHLLPLVDFVSIGSNDLMQFFYAGDRDNPKLNNRYDTIAPPALNMLKLIVDKCDEHDVLLTLCGEIGGKTVGALALIAIGFRRLSVAPAAVGPVKMMIRSMNLSDVEAYVDELLSRSDHSLRGLLETFARDHGIKI; encoded by the coding sequence ATGGCAAGCACAGACGATGCGGAAGTTCGTCTGAATAATGTCGTGCATCTTGTTGCGGACAACATGATTGCCGAGGTTTGTTCGGCCTATTTCATTCGTGGCGGCGATATTCTTGAACTATTTGCGACAGAAGGTCTAAATAAAGAAGCGGTTCACCAAACCCGTCTTCGTGTTGGCGAGGGTCTTGTGGGTCTTGTGGCGTCAACGGGAACATCACTGAATTTAAGTGATGCGCAAAGCCATCCGAAATTTGCTTACCGCCCGGAAACCGGTGAAGAGATTTATAAATCCTTCATGGCGGTACCGATTTTAAGAAGCGGCCGTGCCGTCGGTGTACTGGTCGTACAGAATAAAGCGAGCCGTTATTATTCCGAGGAAGAAGAAGAAGCGCTTCAAACGGTGGCCATGGTTCTGGCGGAACTTGTGGTTAGTGGTGACCTGATCACATCAGAAGATCAGAATGACGGTAATATGGACCGTGCGATTATTTCACGGTTTGAAGGTCAGGTCTTTGCGGAAGGTCTCGCCGAAGGTGTGGTTGTCATGCATGAGCCACGCGTTGAAATTATTCAGCATCTATCCGAAGAATATGAACAGCAAAAAACAAGACTCGCGCAAGGTTTTGAAAGCCTGAATAAGCAGCTTGATGAAATCATGTCTGCAGAAGATATTGTTCATCACGGCGAACACCGTGAAATTCTTGATGTTTATAAGCTTTTCGCTCGTGATAAGGGCTGGCGGACAAAAATTGAAAATGCCATCGATAGTGGTCTGACGGCGGAAGCTGCGGTTGAGAAAATCCAGATCGAAAACCGTTCACGTATGATGAAAACGGAAGACCCGTACTTGCGTGACCGATTAAGTGATCTTGATGATCTGGCGAACAGGCTTATTCGTCATTTGATGGGCATGGCGGGAACGGCCGCGCAAAAAGACTTACCGGATAATGCAGTGGTGATTGCCCATAGTATGGGGCCGGCTGAGCTGCTTGATTACGACAGGGATAAATTGCAAGCGGTTATCTTGCAAGGCGGTGCAACCACATCCCATGTTGCGATTGTTGCGCGTGCATTAGGCATTCCTATGATCGGGCAGGTCGAACAAGCCTTGATGGATATTGATGAAGGCGTTCAAATCATTGTTCATGGCTTGGATGGCGAAGTTTATGTGGCACCGCCACCGGAAATTCTTGAAAGTTACCGTGATGCAATCGCCGACCGTCAGGAACTTCTTGCCAGTTATGAAGGTTTGCGTGACAAGCGTGCCGTTACCAAAGACGGCGTAGAAATTGATCTTGTGGTCAATGGTGGCCTTGCCATTGATATTAAAGGAATGCACCGCACGGGCGCCAATGGCGTTGGTTTATTCAGAACTGAATTTCAGTTTATGATCAGTGAAACATTGCCACGTATTCAGCCGCAGGCGGATTTTTACCGTTCAATCATCGAAGAGGCAGGTGATAAAACTGTAACGTTCCGTACACTTGATATCGGTGGTGACAAGGATGTTTCGTTCTTAAAAAGGGACAAAGAAGATAATCCGGCCCTTGGATGGCGCGCCATTCGTATCGCATTGGACCGTCCGGCATTACTTCGCTATCAGTTAAGAGCGCTTATTACCGCGGCAGAGGGAACCGTACTACACGTCATGTTCCCGATGATTACCAATGTGGCCGAATTTAAAAAAGCTAAATCAATTCTTGATAAAGAGCTGGAACGTCACCGTAAAAACAACCGTCCGATGCCAGTGGATATTAAAGTTGGTACCATGCTTGAAGTACCAAGCCTGGTTTGGCAGCTTGATCATTTATTACCGCTTGTGGATTTTGTATCCATTGGCAGTAACGACCTGATGCAGTTTTTCTATGCCGGGGACCGTGATAATCCGAAACTGAATAATCGTTATGACACCATCGCACCACCAGCACTTAATATGTTGAAACTTATTGTTGATAAATGTGATGAACATGATGTGCTTTTAACCCTATGTGGTGAGATCGGTGGAAAGACTGTCGGTGCGCTTGCATTAATCGCAATCGGGTTTAGGCGTCTATCCGTTGCCCCAGCGGCCGTTGGCCCGGTAAAAATGATGATCAGAAGCATGAATTTATCAGATGTAGAGGCATATGTAGATGAGTTGCTGAGTCGTTCTGACCATAGCTTACGCGGCCTTTTAGAGACTTTTGCCCGCGATCATGGCATAAAAATCTAG
- a CDS encoding NAD(P)H-dependent flavin oxidoreductase, producing MSAEGHAKLKELWKRGTDFLGTEYAIMGGAMSWLSESNLVSALSNAGGFGVIACGSMTPDLLTKVIEETHAKTDKPFGVNLITMHPQIDELIDATLAQNVKFIVLAGGIPSGDSIKKIKEGGAKVICFAPALILAKKLIRSGVDALVVEGSEAGGHIGPVSTSVLAQEILPHITDVPVFVAGGIGRGEVMASYLRMGAAGAQLGTMFVCAEESIAHENFKKMFMRSNARDAVTSVQIDKRFPVIPVRALKNAASEEFLDVQREVINKYQAGELEMEAAQLEIEHYWAGALKKAVIDGDVESGSVMAGQSVGMVKKIQPVSEIIENLVEQAAQQLA from the coding sequence ATGAGCGCAGAAGGTCATGCAAAATTAAAAGAGCTTTGGAAACGTGGAACGGACTTCCTCGGGACCGAATATGCTATCATGGGCGGCGCAATGAGCTGGCTATCAGAAAGCAATCTTGTCAGTGCCCTTTCAAATGCGGGTGGTTTTGGCGTGATCGCGTGCGGCAGCATGACACCTGACCTGCTTACAAAAGTGATCGAAGAAACACATGCAAAAACAGATAAGCCGTTTGGCGTTAATCTGATTACGATGCATCCGCAAATCGATGAATTGATTGATGCCACATTAGCGCAAAATGTGAAATTTATTGTTCTTGCGGGCGGTATTCCGTCTGGCGATAGTATCAAAAAAATTAAAGAGGGAGGCGCAAAAGTTATTTGTTTCGCACCGGCCTTAATTCTGGCTAAGAAACTGATCCGTAGTGGTGTTGATGCCCTTGTTGTTGAGGGATCAGAAGCAGGCGGTCATATTGGCCCTGTTTCAACATCCGTATTGGCACAGGAAATCTTACCGCATATTACGGACGTTCCGGTGTTTGTCGCAGGCGGCATTGGCCGTGGTGAAGTAATGGCATCATACCTAAGAATGGGGGCGGCGGGTGCGCAACTTGGCACCATGTTTGTCTGCGCTGAAGAAAGCATTGCCCACGAAAACTTCAAAAAAATGTTCATGCGCAGTAATGCCCGTGACGCCGTGACGTCAGTTCAAATCGATAAACGTTTTCCGGTTATTCCGGTTCGCGCTCTTAAAAATGCAGCATCAGAAGAATTTCTGGATGTACAGCGCGAAGTTATTAATAAATACCAAGCTGGGGAATTGGAAATGGAAGCTGCCCAGCTTGAAATTGAGCATTACTGGGCAGGCGCGCTGAAGAAAGCGGTCATTGATGGTGATGTTGAAAGTGGTTCTGTCATGGCCGGACAAAGCGTCGGCATGGTCAAAAAAATACAACCTGTTTCCGAAATAATAGAAAATCTGGTAGAACAGGCTGCACAACAACTGGCTTAA
- a CDS encoding aspartate kinase, which translates to MARIVMKFGGTSVADLDRIRNVANRVKKEVDAGNQVSVFVSAMAGTTDRLVGYVEGISPMHDAREYDTVVSAGEQITSGLLAIALQDMGIPARSWLGWQMPMKTNKVHGAARIEDIGTEEIISRLEDGVVCVMAGFQGISDDNRITTLGRGGSDTSAVAMAAALNADRCDIYTDVDGVYTTDPRIVPKARKLDKITYEEMLEMASLGAKVLQTRSVAMAMNHGVRVQVLSSFEDKPGTLVVDEDEIVENQVVSGITYAKNEAQVIVVGVKNKPGIASDVFTLLADSNVNVDMIIQNETEDGKKTDLTFTVVESDLEKSKEVLEKAENIEFENIVTDDNVVKISVVGVGMRSHAGVAATMFKTLADKGINIQVISTSEIKISVLIDAEYTELAVRALHTAYGLDAE; encoded by the coding sequence ATGGCACGAATTGTTATGAAGTTTGGGGGAACATCCGTTGCGGACCTCGATCGAATTCGTAATGTCGCTAATCGCGTAAAAAAAGAAGTTGATGCTGGCAATCAGGTATCGGTTTTTGTTTCTGCGATGGCGGGCACAACTGACCGTCTTGTTGGCTATGTAGAAGGGATTTCACCAATGCATGATGCCCGTGAATATGACACGGTCGTATCAGCCGGTGAACAGATTACATCAGGCCTGCTTGCAATTGCCCTACAGGATATGGGCATTCCGGCCAGATCATGGCTTGGTTGGCAAATGCCAATGAAAACAAATAAGGTTCACGGCGCTGCCCGTATTGAAGACATTGGCACAGAAGAAATCATTAGCCGCCTTGAAGATGGTGTTGTTTGTGTAATGGCCGGTTTCCAGGGTATTTCTGATGATAACCGTATCACGACGCTTGGTCGTGGTGGATCAGATACATCGGCGGTTGCTATGGCAGCAGCGCTTAATGCGGATCGCTGTGACATTTATACGGATGTGGACGGGGTTTACACAACGGATCCACGTATTGTGCCGAAAGCGAGAAAGCTCGATAAAATTACATATGAAGAAATGCTTGAAATGGCATCATTAGGCGCCAAGGTCCTGCAAACACGTTCTGTTGCGATGGCGATGAACCACGGCGTACGTGTACAGGTACTATCAAGTTTTGAAGATAAGCCAGGAACACTGGTTGTTGATGAGGATGAAATTGTGGAAAATCAAGTTGTAAGCGGCATCACATATGCCAAAAATGAAGCCCAGGTGATTGTTGTTGGCGTTAAAAACAAGCCGGGTATTGCCAGTGATGTATTCACCCTATTGGCGGATAGTAACGTTAATGTGGATATGATCATTCAGAACGAAACGGAAGACGGCAAAAAAACCGACCTGACTTTTACTGTGGTTGAATCAGATCTTGAGAAATCCAAGGAAGTTCTTGAAAAAGCAGAAAATATTGAATTTGAAAATATTGTCACCGACGACAATGTTGTAAAAATTTCTGTTGTTGGCGTTGGCATGCGTTCACATGCGGGTGTTGCGGCAACAATGTTTAAAACGCTTGCGGACAAAGGCATTAATATTCAAGTTATTTCAACATCTGAAATTAAAATCAGTGTGTTGATTGATGCAGAATATACAGAACTTGCTGTTCGCGCGCTTCATACGGCTTATGGTCTTGACGCAGAATAA